A window of Auraticoccus monumenti contains these coding sequences:
- a CDS encoding SulP family inorganic anion transporter, translating to MTTPAPTLPAEHDAESHSVRAALRSPRRLRTEVLAGLVVALALIPEAVAFSIIAGVDPRVGLFASFTMAVTISVVGGRPAMISAATGAIALVIAPVAREYGLDYFIATVLLAGLMQVVLSVLGVAKLMRFIPRSVMVGFVNALAILIFTSQVPYLLGVPWAVYPMVAIGVLIMVFFPRLTRAVPAPLVAIVVITTAAVVMGIQVPTVGDQGALPDSLPTLFLPDVPLTLDTLRIIAPYAFAMALVGLLESLLTAKLVDDVTDTHSNKTREGWGQGVANIVTSFFGGMGGCAMIGQTMINVKVSGARTRISTFLAGVFLLVLVLALGDVVAIIPMAALVAVMIMVSVATLDWHSVDPRTLRNMPLSATAIMVVTVVVTVATHNLAYGVISGIIVAVLFFANRVAHFTQVVDVASPDPDTRVYAVKGVLFFASSNDLVYQFDYAGDPHDVVIDLSEAQIYDASTVAAFDAIETKYAQRGKNARIIGLNDASTAWHGRLSGKLGAGH from the coding sequence ATGACCACACCGGCTCCCACCCTGCCCGCTGAGCACGACGCCGAGTCGCACTCGGTGCGTGCCGCCCTGCGATCCCCCCGACGGCTGCGCACGGAGGTCCTGGCCGGCCTGGTCGTCGCACTGGCCCTGATCCCGGAGGCCGTCGCCTTCTCGATCATCGCCGGCGTCGACCCGCGGGTCGGGTTGTTCGCCTCCTTCACGATGGCCGTCACCATCTCCGTCGTGGGCGGACGGCCGGCGATGATCTCCGCGGCCACCGGCGCCATCGCCCTGGTGATCGCCCCCGTCGCCCGGGAGTACGGCCTGGACTACTTCATCGCCACCGTGCTGCTCGCCGGGTTGATGCAGGTGGTGCTCAGCGTGCTGGGGGTGGCCAAGCTGATGCGGTTCATCCCCCGCAGCGTGATGGTGGGCTTCGTCAACGCGCTGGCCATCCTGATCTTCACCTCCCAGGTCCCCTACCTGCTCGGGGTGCCGTGGGCGGTCTACCCGATGGTCGCGATCGGCGTCCTCATCATGGTCTTCTTCCCGAGGTTGACCCGGGCCGTGCCGGCGCCACTGGTGGCCATCGTGGTCATCACCACCGCGGCCGTGGTCATGGGCATCCAGGTGCCGACGGTCGGTGACCAGGGCGCACTGCCCGACAGCCTGCCCACCCTCTTCCTCCCCGACGTACCCCTCACCCTCGACACGCTCCGGATCATCGCCCCCTACGCCTTCGCGATGGCCCTGGTCGGGCTGCTGGAGTCCCTGCTGACCGCCAAGCTCGTCGACGACGTCACCGACACCCACTCCAACAAGACCCGCGAGGGCTGGGGCCAGGGCGTGGCCAACATCGTCACCAGCTTCTTCGGCGGCATGGGCGGCTGCGCCATGATCGGCCAGACCATGATCAACGTGAAGGTCTCCGGGGCCCGCACCCGCATCTCGACCTTCCTGGCCGGGGTGTTCCTGCTCGTGCTGGTGCTGGCCCTGGGCGACGTCGTGGCCATCATCCCGATGGCCGCCCTGGTCGCGGTGATGATCATGGTCTCCGTGGCGACCCTCGACTGGCACAGCGTCGACCCCCGCACCCTGCGGAACATGCCCCTCAGCGCGACCGCGATCATGGTCGTCACCGTGGTGGTCACCGTCGCCACCCACAACCTGGCCTACGGCGTCATCAGCGGCATCATCGTCGCCGTCCTGTTCTTCGCCAACCGGGTGGCCCACTTCACCCAGGTCGTCGACGTCGCCTCCCCCGACCCCGACACCCGCGTGTACGCCGTCAAGGGCGTGCTGTTCTTCGCCTCCAGCAACGACCTCGTCTACCAGTTCGACTACGCAGGGGACCCCCACGACGTGGTCATCGACCTCTCCGAGGCCCAGATCTACGACGCCTCCACCGTCGCCGCCTTCGACGCCATCGAGACCAAGTACGCCCAGCGCGGCAAGAACGCCCGCATCATCGGGCTCAACGACGCCAGCACCGCCTGGCACGGCCGCCTCTCCGGCAAGCTCGGCGCCGGGCACTGA
- a CDS encoding MFS transporter: protein MPTSRTHRRLPGWLTWLLLVGSGGVLSVVTAPGQTAGLSVFTDPLLVQLDTTRTALSASYLVGTLVGAAAQPFIGRGLDRFGAPRTLAVIVVAFAAVLVGLSVVGSVAGLTLGYVGVRMLGQGALGLAATTAVARAVTHRRGLALGVTGALGSAGISLAPVGLERLVTAVGMGPAWRWEAFAVVSVGLLATGVLTLALRHGQRPSNRSEAAAGPRPGAAPRSPAEPVWTLALAVRTSAFWVIAASLATSGMLSTALAFHQIALLGERGLSPLEASANFLPQTVTGLLATLATGALVDRVSPRWFVAVSMGSLAVALALVGLVTPGISAISYGLVLGVAGGALRGMEAATYVAYYGVRHIGTIRGVATSIGLASTALGPLLLSLGRDWAGGFAAPSLVLAVVPVAVGVAGLMMRAPVRPDRRTG from the coding sequence GTGCCCACGTCCCGCACCCACCGGCGCCTCCCGGGCTGGCTCACGTGGCTGCTCCTGGTCGGTTCCGGTGGGGTGCTGTCGGTGGTGACCGCGCCGGGCCAGACCGCGGGGCTGTCGGTGTTCACCGACCCGCTGCTGGTGCAGCTGGACACGACCCGCACCGCCCTGTCGGCCAGCTACCTGGTGGGGACCCTCGTCGGCGCCGCGGCCCAGCCCTTCATCGGTCGCGGGCTCGACCGGTTCGGTGCGCCACGCACCCTGGCGGTGATCGTGGTGGCCTTCGCGGCCGTCCTGGTGGGGCTGAGCGTGGTGGGGTCCGTGGCCGGGCTGACGCTGGGCTACGTCGGGGTGCGGATGCTCGGCCAGGGCGCGCTCGGCCTCGCCGCCACCACGGCCGTGGCCCGGGCCGTCACCCACCGCCGGGGACTGGCGCTGGGGGTCACCGGCGCCCTGGGCTCGGCGGGCATCTCGCTGGCCCCCGTGGGTCTGGAGCGGCTGGTCACCGCGGTCGGGATGGGGCCGGCCTGGCGCTGGGAGGCTTTCGCCGTCGTGTCGGTGGGGCTGCTGGCCACCGGCGTCCTCACCCTGGCGCTGCGTCACGGCCAGCGGCCCTCGAACCGGTCCGAGGCTGCGGCCGGTCCCCGTCCCGGTGCCGCTCCCCGATCCCCGGCCGAGCCGGTGTGGACGCTGGCGCTGGCCGTGCGGACCAGCGCGTTCTGGGTCATCGCGGCGAGCCTGGCCACCTCGGGGATGCTCAGCACGGCGCTGGCGTTCCACCAGATCGCCCTGCTGGGCGAGCGCGGGCTGTCCCCGCTGGAGGCCTCGGCCAACTTCCTCCCGCAGACGGTCACCGGGCTGCTGGCCACCCTGGCCACCGGGGCGCTGGTGGACCGGGTGTCCCCGCGGTGGTTCGTGGCGGTGTCGATGGGCAGCCTGGCCGTGGCCCTGGCCCTGGTCGGGCTGGTCACCCCGGGGATCTCGGCGATCAGCTACGGGCTGGTGCTGGGCGTCGCGGGAGGGGCGCTGCGCGGCATGGAGGCGGCCACCTACGTGGCCTACTACGGCGTCCGCCACATCGGCACCATCCGCGGGGTCGCCACCTCCATCGGGCTCGCCTCCACCGCACTGGGCCCGCTGCTGCTCTCCCTGGGCCGGGACTGGGCCGGCGGCTTCGCCGCCCCCTCCCTCGTCCTGGCCGTGGTGCCGGTCGCGGTGGGCGTCGCCGGGCTGATGATGCGCGCACCGGTGCGCCCCGACCGCCGCACGGGGTGA
- a CDS encoding ribonuclease J, whose protein sequence is MTRSTTHNRPPKLPQDGLRVVALGGLGEIGRNMTVLEHRGELLVIDCGVLFPENHQPGVDVILPDFTWIRERLDRIKAIVLTHGHEDHIGAVPYLLRERPDIPVIGSRLTLAFLAAKMQEHRLSPTLVEVVAGERRDVGVFDLEFVAVNHSIPDGLAIAVRTSAGLLLHTGDFKMDQFPLDRRITDLRAFSRLGVEGVDLFLTDSTNATVPGFTTAEHELTPAIETVFRTSPKRIIVSSFASHVHRIQQVLNAAHSSGRKVALVGRSMVRNMGIAQDLGYLEVPEGLIVDLKQLARLPDNRITLICTGSQGEPMAALARMAKEEHKIRVGDGDTVLLASSLIPGNESAVYGLINGLARLGANVVHSGNAKVHVSGHASAGELVYCYNIVQPRHVMPVHGEWRHLHANGVLATRTGVPEDRVLVGEDGMVVDLVRGRAKIVGSVPAAYVYVEGGTVGRATETTLEERRALSGEGTITIVAIMNMSTGEMSEDPDFIAHGLTHDRSDLRAMIPALQEDLRSAAQRRDFDPQAAEATLARTAARWLQRRWNRSPVIVPVVVEE, encoded by the coding sequence TTGACACGCTCCACCACCCACAACCGGCCCCCCAAGCTCCCCCAGGACGGCCTCCGGGTCGTCGCGCTCGGGGGCCTGGGCGAGATCGGCCGCAACATGACCGTCCTCGAGCACCGCGGCGAGCTGCTGGTCATCGACTGCGGCGTCCTGTTCCCCGAGAACCACCAGCCGGGGGTCGACGTGATCCTGCCGGACTTCACCTGGATCCGGGAACGGCTCGACCGCATCAAGGCCATCGTCCTCACCCACGGGCACGAGGACCACATCGGGGCCGTCCCCTACCTGCTGCGCGAGCGTCCCGACATCCCGGTGATCGGGTCGCGGCTGACGCTGGCCTTCCTCGCGGCCAAGATGCAGGAGCACCGCCTGAGCCCGACGCTGGTCGAGGTCGTGGCCGGTGAGCGTCGCGATGTGGGCGTCTTCGACCTCGAGTTCGTCGCGGTCAACCACTCCATCCCCGACGGCCTGGCCATCGCCGTCCGCACCTCGGCCGGGCTGCTGCTGCACACCGGTGACTTCAAGATGGACCAGTTCCCGCTGGACCGCCGGATCACCGACCTGCGCGCCTTCTCGCGGTTGGGCGTGGAGGGTGTCGACCTCTTCCTGACCGACTCCACCAACGCCACGGTGCCCGGGTTCACCACCGCCGAGCACGAGCTCACCCCGGCCATCGAGACCGTCTTCCGCACCTCGCCGAAGCGGATCATCGTGTCCAGCTTCGCCAGCCACGTGCACCGCATCCAGCAGGTGCTGAACGCCGCCCACAGCTCCGGGCGCAAGGTGGCGCTGGTGGGACGCTCCATGGTCAGGAACATGGGCATCGCCCAGGACCTCGGCTACCTCGAGGTCCCCGAGGGCCTCATCGTGGACCTGAAGCAGCTGGCCCGGCTCCCCGACAACCGCATCACGCTCATCTGCACCGGTTCCCAGGGCGAGCCGATGGCGGCCCTGGCCCGGATGGCCAAGGAGGAGCACAAGATCAGGGTCGGCGACGGGGACACCGTCCTGCTGGCCAGCTCCCTCATCCCCGGCAACGAGTCCGCGGTCTACGGCCTGATCAACGGTCTCGCCCGGCTGGGCGCCAACGTCGTGCACTCGGGCAACGCCAAGGTCCACGTCTCCGGTCACGCCAGCGCCGGCGAGCTCGTCTACTGCTACAACATCGTCCAGCCCCGCCACGTGATGCCGGTGCACGGCGAGTGGCGCCACCTGCACGCCAACGGGGTGCTGGCCACCCGGACCGGCGTGCCGGAGGACCGGGTGCTCGTCGGCGAGGACGGGATGGTCGTCGACCTGGTCCGCGGGCGGGCCAAGATCGTGGGCTCCGTGCCCGCGGCCTACGTCTACGTCGAGGGCGGCACCGTCGGCCGCGCCACCGAGACGACCCTGGAGGAACGCCGGGCCCTGTCCGGGGAGGGGACCATCACGATCGTGGCCATCATGAACATGTCCACCGGGGAGATGTCGGAGGACCCCGACTTCATCGCCCACGGGCTCACCCACGACCGCTCGGACCTCAGGGCGATGATCCCCGCGCTGCAGGAGGACCTCCGGAGCGCCGCGCAGCGCAGGGACTTCGACCCGCAGGCCGCTGAGGCGACCCTCGCGAGGACCGCCGCCCGCTGGCTCCAGCGTCGGTGGAACCGCAGCCCGGTCATCGTCCCCGTGGTCGTCGAGGAGTGA
- a CDS encoding peptide chain release factor 3 produces the protein MSTPDLAAPAPSDQVVVDAAPSEHAARRRTVAIISHPDAGKSTLTEALLLEAQRIHEAGATHGKRGRPATVSDWMEMEQSRGISISSAAVQCRIDDVLVTVVDTPGHADFSEDTFRVLSAVDAVIMLIDAAKGVEAQTRQLFTACAARGLPVVTFVNKWDRPGLDALALLEEVEATTGLVPTPLLWPVGVAGELHGLLDVTTGAPLAVTRPQHAGERAVHTPVSHPDAERSWGAGWTSCLEEVALLRANGQVHDQELFVGHASTPVLFGAASLGIGIRTLLEVLRDLVPPPQPRRDVGGTPVALDAPFTGYVFKVQSGMNSAHRDRFAYVRTCSGRFDTAMTLQHPRTGRTLTAKYAQSVFGQRREALLEAWPGDVFGLVHGGQLQPGDTIRAVSSRAVYPGMPRFDPTSFVSVGPVDSSRHKQFHRGLELLDAEGTIQLMHSTARGPQNPVLGAVGVLQFEVAADRMEREYHCPVVVSPLPFTRALAVPGHAHEVVPAGRDREILTRSDGQDFLLVSDEHAARALRRRYPRLWETAGEGAPEAGPG, from the coding sequence GTGAGCACCCCGGACCTGGCAGCGCCCGCCCCCAGCGACCAGGTGGTCGTCGACGCCGCGCCGTCCGAGCACGCGGCGAGGCGACGGACGGTGGCGATCATCTCCCACCCCGACGCCGGGAAGTCCACGCTGACCGAGGCGCTGCTGCTGGAGGCCCAGCGGATCCACGAGGCTGGCGCCACCCACGGCAAGCGCGGCCGTCCGGCGACGGTGAGCGACTGGATGGAGATGGAGCAGAGCCGCGGCATCTCCATCTCCTCCGCGGCCGTGCAGTGCCGCATCGACGACGTCCTGGTGACCGTGGTCGACACCCCCGGCCACGCCGACTTCTCCGAGGACACCTTCCGGGTGCTGTCGGCCGTCGACGCGGTCATCATGCTCATCGACGCCGCGAAGGGGGTGGAGGCGCAGACCCGCCAGCTGTTCACCGCCTGCGCGGCACGAGGGCTGCCGGTCGTCACCTTCGTCAACAAGTGGGACCGCCCGGGTCTCGACGCGCTCGCCCTGCTCGAGGAGGTCGAGGCGACCACGGGTCTCGTCCCGACGCCGCTGCTGTGGCCGGTCGGCGTGGCCGGCGAGCTGCACGGCCTGCTGGACGTCACCACCGGCGCCCCCCTCGCGGTGACCCGACCGCAGCACGCCGGGGAGCGGGCGGTCCACACCCCCGTCTCGCACCCGGACGCCGAACGGTCCTGGGGCGCCGGGTGGACCAGCTGCCTGGAGGAGGTCGCCCTGCTGCGGGCCAACGGCCAGGTGCACGACCAGGAGCTGTTCGTGGGCCACGCCTCCACGCCGGTGCTGTTCGGTGCCGCCAGCCTGGGGATCGGCATCCGCACCCTGCTGGAGGTCCTCCGCGACCTGGTCCCGCCCCCACAGCCCCGACGAGACGTCGGTGGGACGCCCGTCGCCCTCGACGCCCCCTTCACCGGCTACGTGTTCAAGGTCCAGTCGGGGATGAACTCCGCCCACCGGGACCGCTTCGCCTACGTCCGCACCTGCTCGGGCCGGTTCGACACCGCCATGACGCTGCAGCACCCGCGGACCGGGCGCACCCTCACGGCCAAGTACGCCCAGAGCGTCTTCGGTCAGCGGCGCGAGGCCCTGCTCGAGGCCTGGCCGGGGGACGTCTTCGGCCTGGTGCACGGCGGGCAGCTGCAGCCCGGGGACACCATCCGGGCGGTGTCGAGCCGCGCGGTGTACCCGGGGATGCCCCGGTTCGACCCCACCTCCTTCGTGTCGGTGGGCCCCGTGGACAGCTCGCGGCACAAGCAGTTCCACCGGGGCCTGGAGCTGCTCGACGCCGAGGGCACCATCCAGCTGATGCACTCCACCGCCCGCGGACCGCAGAACCCGGTCCTGGGCGCGGTCGGCGTGCTGCAGTTCGAGGTGGCCGCGGACCGGATGGAGCGCGAGTACCACTGCCCGGTCGTCGTGTCGCCGTTGCCCTTCACCCGCGCGCTGGCGGTCCCCGGGCACGCCCACGAGGTGGTGCCCGCCGGACGGGACCGCGAGATCCTCACCCGCAGCGACGGCCAGGACTTCCTGCTCGTGAGCGACGAGCACGCGGCCAGGGCCCTGCGCCGCCGCTACCCCCGATTGTGGGAGACCGCCGGCGAGGGCGCCCCCGAGGCGGGTCCGGGGTGA